In Halorussus limi, a genomic segment contains:
- a CDS encoding aspartate aminotransferase family protein yields MSEQEPNAERDGQEPTTSPAEKYDEYVMPITKGYDPFTVERASGTTMETTEGDQYLDCFSGISVTNAGHNNPEVVAAAKDQLDDLIHTCSYVYRNEPVADLAERIAEITPGDLQKTFFCNSGTEAVEGAIKLARKHTGSKEVVALEMAFHGRTLGSLALTGNHAYKHEMAPTMNDVVHAPAPYQFRSPYGDCSEEEFAARAAEELERVIGTHTSTDLAAVVLEPVMGEGGIVVPPKGYLKRVQEIAHDHGALLILDEVQTGYGRTGTMFASEQFDVEPDILTQAKGIADGLPLGAFTAPADIADSFEAGDHLSTFGGNPVCCAAALANIDALQDGIVENAAEQGEWLAERLADLEDEYDLVGETRGRGLMFGVELVGPLAEEDTDASDRDAGTAEGEPAKKAADAVKDYMREEHGVLVGVGGYHKNVIRFQPPLTITREELERAVGALEDGLRAVEA; encoded by the coding sequence ATGAGCGAACAGGAACCGAACGCCGAGCGAGACGGGCAGGAGCCGACGACGAGTCCGGCCGAGAAGTACGACGAGTACGTCATGCCCATCACGAAGGGCTACGACCCGTTCACGGTCGAGCGCGCGTCGGGCACGACGATGGAGACGACGGAGGGCGACCAGTACCTCGACTGCTTCTCGGGCATCTCGGTGACGAACGCCGGACACAACAACCCCGAGGTGGTCGCGGCCGCCAAGGACCAACTGGACGACCTGATACACACCTGCTCGTACGTCTACCGCAACGAACCGGTGGCGGACCTCGCCGAGCGCATCGCCGAGATAACGCCCGGCGACCTCCAGAAGACGTTCTTCTGTAACTCCGGCACCGAAGCCGTCGAGGGCGCGATAAAGCTCGCGCGCAAGCACACCGGGAGCAAGGAGGTCGTCGCGCTGGAGATGGCGTTCCACGGCCGCACCCTCGGCAGCCTCGCGCTCACCGGCAACCACGCCTACAAGCACGAGATGGCCCCGACGATGAACGACGTGGTCCACGCGCCTGCGCCCTACCAGTTCCGGTCGCCGTACGGCGACTGCTCGGAGGAGGAGTTCGCCGCGCGGGCCGCCGAGGAACTGGAGCGAGTCATCGGCACCCACACCTCGACGGACCTCGCGGCCGTCGTCCTCGAACCCGTGATGGGCGAGGGCGGCATCGTCGTCCCGCCGAAGGGATACCTGAAGCGCGTGCAGGAGATAGCCCACGACCACGGCGCGCTCCTGATTCTGGACGAGGTCCAGACGGGGTACGGCCGGACCGGCACGATGTTCGCCAGCGAGCAGTTCGACGTGGAACCGGACATCCTGACGCAGGCGAAGGGTATCGCGGACGGCCTGCCCCTCGGCGCGTTCACCGCGCCCGCGGACATCGCCGACAGTTTCGAGGCGGGCGACCACCTCTCGACGTTCGGCGGCAACCCCGTCTGCTGTGCCGCGGCGCTCGCCAACATCGACGCCCTGCAGGACGGCATCGTGGAGAACGCGGCCGAGCAGGGCGAGTGGCTCGCCGAACGGCTCGCGGACCTCGAAGACGAGTACGACCTCGTCGGCGAGACGCGGGGCCGCGGCCTGATGTTCGGCGTCGAACTGGTCGGGCCGCTGGCCGAGGAGGACACCGACGCGAGCGACCGCGACGCCGGCACCGCCGAGGGCGAACCCGCGAAGAAGGCGGCCGACGCGGTCAAGGACTACATGCGCGAGGAGCACGGCGTCCTCGTCGGCGTCGGCGGCTACCACAAGAACGTCATCCGATTCCAGCCACCGCTGACCATCACCCGCGAGGAACTGGAGCGGGCGGTCGGGGCGCTGGAGGACGGACTCCGAGCGGTCGAAGCCTAA
- a CDS encoding ABC transporter permease: protein MSTGSRNRSPFARLRSRIFEWGGTLLAVEAALVYLFLYLPIVVLIALSFNDSRYALVWQGFTTEWYEALLAGETVARVNPSAAFSALVHSVEIALVTVVASVVFGTMLAFALDRYDFPGKGLFTGIVYMPIIIPSIVMGISLLLFFNIVGMSLGLHTAAIGHIAFDISFVTIVVLARLQRFDRTLEEAAKDLGANELETFRYVTLPMLKPGIVAGALLAFAMSFDDFVVTFFIIGNQNTLPIFFFSMVRQGITPGVNVVAALIIVVTMGVVGIAQWFEGPIW, encoded by the coding sequence ATGAGCACCGGGTCGCGAAATCGCAGTCCGTTCGCCCGCCTCCGGTCCCGAATCTTCGAGTGGGGCGGCACGCTGCTCGCGGTCGAAGCGGCGCTGGTGTACCTGTTCCTGTACCTTCCCATCGTCGTGCTTATCGCGCTCTCGTTCAACGACTCGCGGTACGCGCTCGTCTGGCAGGGGTTCACGACCGAGTGGTACGAAGCGCTGCTGGCGGGCGAGACGGTCGCACGCGTCAACCCCTCCGCGGCGTTCTCCGCGCTGGTCCACTCGGTCGAGATCGCGCTCGTCACCGTCGTCGCGAGCGTCGTCTTCGGGACGATGCTCGCCTTCGCGCTCGACCGCTACGACTTCCCCGGGAAGGGACTGTTCACGGGCATCGTCTACATGCCCATCATCATCCCGAGCATCGTGATGGGCATCTCGCTGCTGTTGTTCTTCAACATCGTCGGGATGTCGCTCGGACTCCACACCGCCGCCATCGGTCACATCGCGTTCGACATCAGCTTCGTGACCATCGTCGTCCTGGCGCGTCTCCAGCGGTTCGACCGGACCCTTGAGGAGGCCGCCAAGGACCTCGGCGCGAACGAACTGGAGACGTTCCGGTACGTCACCCTGCCCATGCTCAAGCCCGGCATCGTCGCGGGCGCGCTGCTGGCGTTCGCCATGAGCTTCGACGACTTCGTCGTCACGTTCTTCATCATCGGCAATCAGAACACGCTGCCCATCTTCTTCTTCTCGATGGTGCGCCAGGGCATCACGCCGGGGGTCAACGTGGTCGCGGCGCTCATCATCGTCGTGACCATGGGGGTCGTCGGCATCGCGCAGTGGTTCGAGGGCCCCATCTGGTAG
- a CDS encoding aspartate aminotransferase family protein: MSLGDKEQERDHAERLRDRTGKSKQFFERASEVTPLGVESNVRAFDPYPFYVEEADGSYLYDMDGNEYLDFLLALGPIILGHGHPEVKEAVKEQVDTCDLTATPQPIAVEFMEKVAEMTPSIERVRLANSGSEATMHAMRVARSYTGNDKIAKPEGGYAGAHDYALQSVYASEEALGPADEPNTVSYGTGIPDAVSETVVAFPFNDEEATEKILREHADDLAAVIIEPVMFSCGCLKPEDGYHEFLRELTEELGIVLIWDEVMTGFRLGPQSAQGRFGITPDMTTFAKAAGGGYQMAGFGGKAEIMEEIVPPRKEEASKWNSSAFHGGTYNGHPVSAAAGLKTLEILDERDVYDHIEEMGDRLFGGLQEVADDVGIDANVQHVGSMGQVYMTDAEIRRYRDSWKANEDQFADWWLEAAGRGVLFGNPMQGERFFTTYTHTDEQIDRALEVAEDAFRAVDHDY; encoded by the coding sequence ATGAGTCTCGGTGACAAAGAGCAAGAACGGGACCACGCAGAGCGACTGCGCGACCGAACCGGAAAGAGCAAGCAGTTCTTCGAGCGAGCGTCGGAGGTCACGCCGCTGGGCGTCGAGTCGAACGTCCGGGCGTTCGACCCCTACCCCTTCTACGTGGAGGAAGCGGACGGCTCGTACCTCTACGACATGGACGGCAACGAGTACCTCGACTTCCTGCTGGCGCTCGGCCCGATCATTCTCGGGCACGGCCACCCCGAGGTGAAGGAAGCCGTCAAGGAACAGGTCGACACCTGCGACCTGACCGCCACGCCCCAGCCAATCGCCGTCGAGTTCATGGAGAAGGTGGCCGAGATGACACCCAGCATCGAGCGGGTGCGCCTCGCCAACTCCGGCAGCGAGGCCACCATGCACGCGATGCGCGTCGCGCGCTCGTACACGGGCAACGACAAGATAGCGAAACCCGAGGGCGGCTACGCCGGCGCGCACGACTACGCGCTCCAGAGCGTCTACGCCAGCGAGGAGGCGCTCGGCCCCGCGGACGAACCTAACACCGTCTCCTACGGCACCGGCATCCCGGACGCCGTGAGCGAGACGGTAGTCGCGTTCCCGTTCAACGACGAGGAGGCGACCGAGAAGATACTCCGCGAGCACGCCGACGATCTGGCGGCGGTCATCATCGAACCAGTGATGTTCTCCTGTGGCTGTCTGAAGCCCGAGGACGGCTACCACGAGTTCCTCCGGGAACTGACCGAGGAACTCGGCATCGTCCTCATCTGGGACGAGGTGATGACCGGGTTCCGACTCGGCCCCCAGAGCGCGCAGGGCCGGTTCGGAATCACTCCCGACATGACCACCTTCGCCAAGGCGGCGGGCGGCGGCTACCAGATGGCCGGGTTCGGCGGGAAGGCAGAGATAATGGAGGAGATAGTCCCGCCGAGGAAGGAGGAGGCCTCGAAGTGGAACTCCTCGGCGTTCCACGGCGGCACCTACAACGGCCACCCGGTGTCGGCCGCCGCGGGGCTGAAGACCCTCGAAATCCTCGACGAGCGCGACGTGTACGACCACATCGAGGAGATGGGCGACCGGCTGTTCGGCGGCCTGCAGGAAGTCGCCGACGACGTGGGTATCGACGCCAACGTCCAGCACGTCGGGTCGATGGGACAGGTGTACATGACCGACGCCGAGATTCGCCGGTACCGAGACTCCTGGAAGGCCAACGAGGACCAGTTCGCCGACTGGTGGCTCGAAGCCGCGGGTCGCGGCGTCCTGTTCGGCAACCCGATGCAGGGCGAGCGGTTCTTCACCACCTACACCCACACCGACGAGCAGATCGACCGAGCGCTCGAAGTCGCCGAGGACGCCTTCCGCGCGGTGGACCACGACTACTGA
- a CDS encoding polyamine ABC transporter substrate-binding protein, whose protein sequence is MVKQRKTDGDRRRFLKTTGSLTAIGLTGLAGCTGGDGGGQATTTTASDTTTAASKNPREKYGLKELDYELEDKLNIFQWGDYWPDGTVQDFEKTYGVKVNVSNYASNEEMFNKLKAGGLKQYDLVFPSDYMINVLVDQGMLQKLDKSKIPNYGNLGSKFTDTPYDPDPGTYSAPYQWGTSGIGYNKEMLGSDVSINSWDAMWNEQWKGQMTMLDDMRETIGATLKRLGYSLNTKDESKIEEAKEMLINQKSLLKTYDSSNFTTNLINKQASPVHAWSGGVFQAYWETYKDGSSPIAYAVPKEGGVIWVDNGAVTKKAPHPNAAHAFINYYLNAKIGARITNWTYYGSPNEQAEKHISEDILNNKSIYPDSSTMKKLEYIQNLGQATQTYSRAWTEIQNA, encoded by the coding sequence ATGGTCAAGCAAAGAAAGACGGACGGCGACAGGCGGCGCTTCCTCAAGACGACCGGTTCGCTCACGGCTATCGGGCTGACCGGACTCGCAGGTTGTACCGGTGGCGACGGCGGCGGACAGGCCACGACGACCACGGCTTCCGATACGACGACGGCGGCGTCCAAGAACCCGCGCGAGAAGTACGGGCTGAAGGAACTCGACTACGAACTGGAGGACAAGCTGAACATCTTCCAGTGGGGCGACTACTGGCCCGACGGCACGGTTCAGGACTTCGAGAAGACCTACGGCGTGAAGGTCAACGTCTCGAACTACGCCTCCAACGAGGAGATGTTCAACAAGCTGAAGGCGGGCGGTCTCAAGCAGTACGACCTCGTCTTCCCGAGCGACTACATGATCAACGTCCTCGTGGACCAGGGGATGCTCCAGAAGCTGGACAAGAGCAAGATTCCCAACTACGGCAACCTCGGGTCGAAGTTCACCGACACGCCGTACGACCCCGACCCCGGGACGTACTCCGCGCCGTACCAGTGGGGCACCTCGGGCATCGGCTACAACAAGGAGATGCTCGGGAGCGACGTGAGCATCAACTCCTGGGACGCGATGTGGAACGAGCAGTGGAAGGGCCAGATGACGATGCTCGACGACATGCGCGAGACCATCGGCGCGACCCTCAAGCGCCTGGGCTACTCGCTCAACACGAAGGACGAGTCGAAGATAGAGGAGGCCAAGGAGATGCTCATCAACCAGAAGAGCCTCCTCAAGACCTACGACTCGTCGAACTTCACCACCAACCTCATCAACAAGCAGGCGAGCCCGGTCCACGCGTGGTCCGGCGGCGTGTTCCAGGCCTACTGGGAGACGTACAAGGACGGCTCCTCGCCCATCGCCTACGCGGTTCCGAAGGAGGGCGGCGTCATCTGGGTTGACAACGGTGCCGTCACCAAGAAAGCGCCCCACCCGAACGCCGCGCACGCGTTCATCAACTACTACCTCAACGCGAAGATCGGCGCCCGAATCACCAACTGGACCTACTACGGCAGCCCCAACGAGCAGGCCGAGAAGCACATCAGCGAGGACATCCTCAACAACAAGAGCATCTACCCGGACTCCTCGACGATGAAGAAGCTGGAGTACATCCAGAACCTCGGTCAGGCCACCCAGACGTACAGCCGGGCGTGGACCGAGATTCAGAACGCGTAG
- a CDS encoding dimethylarginine dimethylaminohydrolase family protein → MMTGWDLSPSVRSEVGRLERVLVHEPGPEFSTVVDPDAWEWDGLPRQETAAEEHRALVEQLESDGVTVDRLGGASEGLAESLFVRDVGLAVEGGLVVGKMVEETRHGEERRVAERALELGIPVYHTVHGSGGFEAGNVVWIDETTVAVGRSQTTNAEGIRQVRNVLETYDIDVVEVPIFGSTESTGQTHLALVFAMVAEDLALVYPQAIPPEFLELLHDRGIETIKVPMREQRNRATSTIVVEPGRVLLPSGNPRVRESLTEHGIDVVELDLREIRKTGGGLKGLVLPLERS, encoded by the coding sequence ATGATGACCGGCTGGGACCTCTCGCCGTCGGTGCGGAGCGAAGTCGGGCGACTGGAGCGCGTGCTGGTCCACGAGCCCGGACCGGAGTTCTCGACCGTGGTGGACCCAGACGCGTGGGAGTGGGACGGACTCCCCCGACAGGAGACCGCGGCCGAAGAGCATCGGGCGCTGGTCGAACAACTGGAGAGCGACGGCGTGACGGTCGACCGACTCGGCGGCGCGTCCGAGGGACTCGCCGAGTCGCTGTTCGTCCGAGACGTCGGACTCGCCGTCGAGGGCGGACTCGTCGTCGGAAAGATGGTCGAGGAGACGCGTCACGGCGAGGAGCGTCGAGTCGCCGAGCGCGCGCTCGAACTGGGCATCCCCGTCTACCACACAGTCCACGGCTCCGGCGGATTCGAGGCCGGGAACGTGGTGTGGATAGACGAGACCACCGTGGCCGTCGGCCGGTCCCAGACCACGAACGCCGAAGGCATCCGGCAGGTCCGAAACGTACTGGAAACCTACGACATCGACGTCGTCGAGGTCCCCATCTTCGGAAGTACCGAGAGCACCGGCCAGACCCACCTCGCGCTGGTGTTCGCGATGGTCGCCGAGGACCTCGCGCTGGTCTACCCGCAGGCGATTCCCCCGGAGTTCCTCGAACTCCTCCACGACCGCGGGATAGAGACCATCAAGGTCCCCATGCGCGAACAGCGGAACCGAGCGACGAGCACCATCGTGGTCGAACCCGGCCGCGTGCTCCTTCCCTCGGGCAATCCCCGTGTGCGGGAGTCGCTCACCGAACACGGCATCGACGTGGTCGAACTCGACCTGCGCGAGATACGGAAGACCGGCGGCGGACTGAAGGGACTGGTCCTCCCGCTAGAGCGAAGCTAG
- a CDS encoding ABC transporter permease, with amino-acid sequence MASEHKSRERDVESGPSLRQRIRRSRWTGFAVNVTPSAFWLFVFFLVPLGVMFYYSFGQRGAFGEVLVAPKYLGLQQYRLFFVPEDASVFQAIWWTVAWLLEAIVPTNLQFAAGEPTPYVQLTLKSIGYGLLATLVSFAVGYPVAYYVGRIAPEEYQDLLLVLIILPFWASFLVRIYAIQILLSGNSVLTNALGFLPFYEAGQSLMNSQFAVMVGLVYIWIPFMILPVYASIEEIDFTLQEAAMDLGANKLQAFRKVIFPLSMPGVVAGSLLVFIPSTGAYVIPDLLGGTNSQMIGNFIAAQFGAAGNWPLGAAGSFTLMGIMLLAIALYQKYGSADIA; translated from the coding sequence ATGGCAAGTGAACACAAGTCGCGGGAACGAGACGTCGAGTCGGGTCCGAGCCTGCGCCAGCGGATCCGGCGGAGCCGGTGGACGGGGTTCGCGGTCAACGTCACCCCGAGCGCGTTCTGGCTGTTCGTCTTCTTCCTCGTGCCCTTGGGCGTGATGTTCTACTACAGCTTCGGCCAGCGAGGGGCGTTCGGCGAGGTGCTCGTCGCCCCGAAGTACCTCGGTCTCCAGCAGTATCGTCTGTTCTTCGTCCCGGAGGACGCCTCGGTGTTTCAGGCGATCTGGTGGACCGTCGCGTGGTTGCTGGAAGCCATCGTGCCGACGAACCTTCAGTTCGCCGCGGGCGAACCCACTCCGTACGTCCAGTTGACGCTCAAGAGCATCGGATACGGACTGCTGGCGACGCTGGTGTCGTTCGCCGTCGGCTACCCCGTCGCCTACTACGTCGGTCGCATCGCCCCGGAGGAGTACCAGGACCTGCTGTTGGTGCTCATCATCCTCCCGTTCTGGGCGTCGTTCCTCGTCCGCATCTACGCGATTCAGATACTGCTGTCGGGCAACAGCGTCCTCACGAACGCGCTCGGCTTCCTCCCGTTCTACGAGGCCGGGCAGTCGCTGATGAACTCGCAGTTCGCGGTGATGGTGGGACTGGTGTACATCTGGATTCCGTTCATGATCCTCCCCGTGTACGCCAGCATCGAGGAGATAGACTTCACGCTCCAGGAGGCGGCGATGGACCTCGGCGCGAACAAGCTTCAGGCGTTTCGGAAGGTCATCTTCCCGCTGTCGATGCCCGGCGTCGTCGCGGGGAGCCTTTTGGTGTTCATCCCGAGTACCGGCGCGTACGTCATCCCCGACCTGCTCGGCGGGACCAACAGCCAGATGATCGGCAACTTCATCGCCGCGCAGTTCGGCGCGGCGGGCAACTGGCCGCTCGGCGCGGCGGGGTCGTTCACGCTCATGGGAATCATGCTGCTAGCTATCGCGCTCTACCAGAAGTACGGGAGCGCTGATATCGCATGA
- a CDS encoding nitrilase-related carbon-nitrogen hydrolase: MSADRGTFDVALCQYEFGGCESVEALGRRVERLFDRAGEADCYVLPELFASDCLPADGDLSTLDPSQRTALHRALADAADDREAVVVGGSYNVTENGSVYNRCPVAVPGEPVETYDKSRLIPEERTAGKRAGDARPPVVEHRGVGVGVAVCYDVEFPELVRDLADRGAEVVAVPSWTASEAGFQRVRRCSAARAVENQLYVAQVSVVGERSADLRGTGRSAVFAPCDDVVGAGGTRLSLPRDERAAATCSVDVDAVRRSRADASVRPYTDARRGEE, from the coding sequence ATGAGTGCGGACCGCGGAACGTTCGACGTCGCCCTCTGCCAGTACGAGTTCGGCGGGTGCGAGTCCGTCGAGGCGCTCGGCCGACGAGTCGAGCGACTGTTCGACCGGGCCGGCGAGGCCGACTGCTACGTCCTCCCGGAACTGTTCGCCAGCGACTGCCTCCCCGCCGACGGGGACCTCTCGACCCTCGACCCGTCCCAGCGGACCGCACTCCACCGCGCGCTCGCCGACGCGGCCGACGACCGAGAGGCGGTCGTCGTCGGGGGGTCGTACAACGTCACCGAGAACGGGTCGGTGTACAACCGGTGTCCCGTCGCGGTCCCGGGCGAACCCGTCGAGACCTACGACAAGTCCCGCCTCATCCCCGAAGAGCGAACGGCCGGGAAGCGTGCGGGCGATGCGCGACCGCCGGTCGTCGAGCACCGCGGCGTCGGGGTCGGCGTCGCGGTGTGCTACGACGTGGAGTTCCCCGAGTTAGTCCGGGACCTCGCCGACCGCGGGGCCGAGGTCGTCGCGGTCCCCTCGTGGACCGCCAGCGAGGCCGGTTTCCAGCGCGTCCGCCGGTGTTCGGCGGCCCGGGCGGTCGAGAACCAACTGTACGTCGCGCAGGTCAGCGTCGTGGGCGAGCGGTCGGCGGACCTCCGAGGGACGGGGCGGTCAGCGGTGTTCGCCCCCTGTGACGACGTCGTGGGAGCGGGCGGCACCCGCCTCTCGCTCCCGCGCGACGAACGCGCGGCCGCGACGTGTTCGGTGGACGTGGACGCGGTGCGGCGGTCCCGAGCGGACGCGTCGGTTCGGCCCTACACCGACGCGAGACGAGGCGAGGAGTGA
- a CDS encoding Lrp/AsnC family transcriptional regulator, with product MTIDEIDAKILKILQADGRTALSEIARRLDMGSATIHERVNTLEEEGYIQDYRAVLDSELLGLDNVAFIRVQTDAGRFSEVAERLAEESAIQEIHELTGETDLLLKVRVGSREDLTDFLSSIGKYEGVVSTKTDVALRSVKEENRLNVPE from the coding sequence ATGACTATCGACGAAATAGACGCGAAGATACTCAAGATACTACAGGCCGACGGTCGGACCGCCCTGTCGGAGATCGCCCGACGGCTCGACATGGGAAGCGCGACCATACACGAGCGAGTCAACACCCTCGAAGAGGAGGGGTACATCCAGGACTATCGGGCGGTGCTGGACTCCGAACTGCTCGGTCTCGACAACGTGGCGTTCATCCGGGTCCAGACCGACGCGGGGCGGTTCTCGGAGGTGGCGGAACGGCTCGCCGAGGAGAGCGCGATTCAGGAGATTCACGAACTCACCGGCGAGACCGACCTGCTCCTGAAGGTCAGGGTCGGCAGCCGCGAGGACCTGACCGACTTCCTGAGCAGTATCGGCAAATACGAGGGCGTCGTCTCGACCAAGACCGACGTTGCCCTGCGCAGCGTGAAGGAAGAGAATCGGCTGAACGTTCCGGAATGA
- a CDS encoding NAD(P)/FAD-dependent oxidoreductase has product MEHADLTSRDEVRPAEDGYDAIIVGGGVVGCAVARELAADRDVLLVERGQIAAGATALAAGEITMSPSYTDESAVADHANEFFREYDGTGEFSFTERPSFELVPPDREGEARRRVERLSDEGVRVAFLNADEAERRHPRFDLSAFAGAVRHEETGFVDPYTFAVTLAEDAEARGATVATDTEVTGLRTAGGRVAGVETEAGDFDAPLVVVAAGWRTERFLREHVRLPVRPYRTQCVVLDPEAALGAEFPMGWVPGEHVYFRPERNGDLLVGGWSFAEDDPEAASEREDEAFRDHVADLVPSFLREFDRARFVNGWAGVDGATPDTRPIVDAPDDAPEGLVVATGFHGRGVMTAPVAASAVRELVGGAAAPFPLTPFALDRFESRSPDFEFFSISAGD; this is encoded by the coding sequence ATGGAGCACGCCGACCTCACCTCGCGCGACGAGGTCCGCCCCGCCGAGGACGGCTACGACGCGATAATCGTCGGCGGCGGCGTCGTCGGCTGTGCGGTTGCCCGCGAACTCGCCGCCGACCGCGACGTGCTGCTCGTCGAGCGCGGCCAAATCGCCGCGGGGGCCACCGCGCTCGCCGCGGGCGAGATCACCATGTCCCCGTCGTACACCGACGAGTCGGCGGTCGCCGACCACGCCAACGAGTTCTTCCGCGAGTACGACGGCACCGGCGAGTTCTCGTTCACCGAACGGCCGAGCTTCGAACTCGTCCCGCCGGACCGCGAGGGCGAGGCCCGACGCCGCGTCGAGCGCCTCTCCGACGAAGGCGTCCGGGTGGCGTTCCTGAACGCCGACGAGGCCGAGCGCCGCCACCCCCGGTTCGACCTCTCGGCGTTCGCGGGGGCGGTTCGCCACGAGGAGACCGGCTTCGTCGACCCCTACACCTTCGCGGTCACGCTCGCGGAGGACGCGGAGGCGAGGGGCGCGACGGTTGCGACCGACACCGAGGTCACGGGCCTGCGGACGGCCGGCGGACGAGTCGCGGGCGTCGAAACCGAGGCCGGGGACTTCGACGCGCCCCTCGTGGTCGTCGCCGCGGGGTGGCGGACTGAGCGGTTCCTCCGCGAGCACGTCCGTCTCCCCGTCCGCCCCTACCGGACCCAGTGCGTGGTTCTGGACCCCGAAGCGGCGCTCGGCGCGGAGTTCCCGATGGGCTGGGTGCCCGGCGAACACGTCTACTTCCGGCCAGAACGCAACGGTGACCTGCTGGTCGGGGGCTGGTCGTTCGCGGAGGACGACCCCGAGGCCGCGAGCGAACGGGAGGACGAGGCCTTCCGCGACCACGTCGCCGACCTCGTTCCGAGTTTCCTCCGGGAGTTCGACCGGGCGAGGTTCGTCAACGGCTGGGCCGGAGTCGACGGCGCGACCCCGGACACGCGGCCCATCGTGGACGCCCCCGACGACGCTCCGGAGGGACTGGTCGTCGCCACGGGGTTCCACGGGCGCGGCGTGATGACGGCGCCGGTGGCCGCGAGCGCGGTTCGGGAACTGGTCGGCGGAGCGGCCGCGCCGTTTCCGCTCACTCCGTTCGCCCTCGACAGATTCGAGTCCCGGAGTCCGGACTTCGAGTTCTTCAGCATCAGCGCGGGCGACTGA